A section of the Flavobacterium sp. CG_23.5 genome encodes:
- a CDS encoding TolC family protein — MVAQTLSLDAVLAKIKTNNPQLKMYDADIQTMNAAAKGAKSWMAPQVNTGFFMTPYNPRLWKADEMGPGMGNYMLGVTQMIPNVSKLKADFNYMSAMSSVEAENKNYTINQLNALAKTNYYQWLVLSKKIKIANDNLLLLEYMIKSMEIRYQYNMDKLPTYYKAKSQYSKLQSMTVMLQNDISQKRIVLNTLMARDKNTAFEIDPIYKLIDFNQMESDTTSLSQNRSDLRAIEKTIALNQLKIKAEKTKLLPEFGVKYEHMFAFGEQPPQFTLMGMINIPMPWSTKMNKANINSFQLKNESLYWQKQMILNEASGMISGMNTELVNVKKQYEIAEKSIIPALRRNYDTAIIAWQNNTGDLFVVLDAWEALNMAQIDALDKLQTVLSTQVEIEKQLETK; from the coding sequence ATGGTAGCACAAACGCTATCTTTGGATGCCGTTTTGGCCAAAATCAAAACCAATAATCCGCAACTGAAAATGTACGATGCCGATATTCAAACTATGAATGCTGCCGCAAAAGGAGCCAAAAGTTGGATGGCACCGCAAGTGAATACGGGTTTTTTTATGACTCCTTACAATCCAAGATTGTGGAAAGCCGACGAAATGGGACCAGGAATGGGGAATTATATGTTAGGCGTTACACAAATGATTCCTAATGTTTCAAAACTTAAGGCTGATTTTAATTATATGAGCGCCATGTCTTCGGTTGAAGCCGAAAATAAAAATTACACCATCAATCAGTTGAATGCTTTAGCAAAAACGAATTATTATCAATGGTTGGTACTCAGTAAAAAAATAAAAATTGCCAATGATAATTTATTGCTTTTGGAATATATGATTAAAAGTATGGAAATACGATACCAATATAATATGGATAAATTACCAACGTATTACAAAGCGAAATCACAATACAGTAAATTGCAAAGCATGACTGTAATGTTGCAAAATGATATATCCCAAAAACGGATTGTGCTTAATACGTTGATGGCAAGAGATAAAAACACCGCTTTTGAGATAGATCCAATCTATAAATTAATTGATTTCAATCAGATGGAATCAGATACCACATCACTTTCTCAAAATCGAAGTGACCTTAGAGCCATCGAAAAAACAATTGCCTTAAATCAATTGAAAATAAAAGCCGAAAAGACAAAATTATTACCCGAATTTGGTGTCAAATATGAACACATGTTTGCCTTTGGTGAGCAACCGCCACAATTCACTTTAATGGGAATGATAAATATTCCAATGCCTTGGTCAACAAAGATGAATAAAGCCAACATCAATAGTTTTCAACTGAAAAATGAAAGCCTTTATTGGCAAAAACAGATGATTCTAAATGAAGCGAGCGGAATGATTTCAGGAATGAATACCGAATTGGTAAACGTAAAAAAACAATATGAAATTGCCGAGAAAAGTATTATTCCCGCCTTACGAAGAAATTATGATACGGCAATTATAGCTTGGCAAAATAACACGGGAGATTTGTTTGTTGTTCTGGATGCTTGGGAAGCTTTGAACATGGCTCAAATCGATGCATTAGATAAATTGCAAACTGTTTTGAGCACGCAAGTGGAAATTGAAAAACAATTGGAAACCAAATAA
- a CDS encoding efflux RND transporter periplasmic adaptor subunit, with translation MNKYLKYSLVVLVISIIGITTYYFINKSNTQSNHGHQKELYTCPMHPQIIRDKPGNCPICGMALVKKTIRNQAVNSKSIEDLLTPTDNFIVGNYQTTTPKDTAISSEMSLPGIVTYDPNAGVNVAARISGRIEKMYVNYKYQKVNKGQKLFDLYSPELLTEQQNFIYLITNDADNTSIIKASKQKLVLYGMTNNQINSLVSTRRSSPVISIYSPAFGIIQGTESMTKSAESPMQNSSGTTENLTVKEGDYIKKNQVVFKLVNTDKVWAIFNVLQGYNSLIKTNQSIRISSELDENDFIDAKVNFIETQFNPTDKSNRIRVYLNNNTLKFPIGLRLQGIVETNPIQGIWLQKQALVSIGSKKIVFIKMNNGFKVREIKTGIEINDFVQIIDGISVQDTIAENGQYLIDSESFIKTE, from the coding sequence ATGAACAAGTATTTGAAATATAGTTTAGTGGTACTGGTCATTTCGATTATTGGAATTACTACTTATTATTTTATAAACAAATCCAATACTCAATCAAATCATGGGCATCAAAAGGAATTGTACACTTGCCCGATGCATCCCCAAATCATTCGGGACAAACCGGGTAATTGTCCCATTTGCGGAATGGCTTTGGTGAAAAAAACAATTCGGAATCAGGCTGTAAACAGTAAATCAATTGAAGATTTATTAACGCCAACCGATAATTTTATAGTGGGTAATTATCAAACTACAACACCAAAAGACACCGCCATAAGCAGTGAAATGAGTTTACCGGGAATTGTTACTTATGATCCAAATGCTGGAGTAAATGTGGCGGCAAGAATAAGCGGCAGAATAGAAAAAATGTATGTCAATTATAAATACCAAAAAGTAAATAAAGGACAAAAACTTTTTGATTTATACAGTCCGGAACTACTGACTGAACAGCAAAATTTCATCTATTTAATCACAAATGATGCCGATAATACATCGATTATTAAAGCATCAAAACAAAAATTGGTTCTTTACGGAATGACTAATAATCAAATAAATTCGCTGGTTTCAACCAGAAGGTCAAGCCCCGTAATTTCCATTTATAGTCCTGCATTCGGTATTATTCAAGGAACGGAAAGCATGACTAAAAGCGCAGAGAGTCCTATGCAAAACTCCAGCGGTACCACAGAGAATTTAACCGTAAAAGAAGGGGATTACATTAAAAAAAATCAGGTCGTTTTTAAATTAGTGAATACGGATAAAGTGTGGGCTATTTTTAATGTTCTGCAAGGATACAATAGCTTGATTAAGACAAATCAATCCATCCGGATTTCCTCGGAATTAGACGAAAATGATTTTATTGATGCCAAAGTAAATTTTATTGAAACGCAATTCAACCCGACTGATAAAAGCAATAGAATACGAGTTTATTTAAATAACAACACTTTAAAATTTCCCATCGGTTTGAGGTTGCAAGGCATTGTTGAAACAAATCCGATACAAGGGATCTGGCTTCAAAAACAGGCACTGGTAAGTATCGGCAGTAAAAAAATTGTTTTTATAAAAATGAATAACGGATTCAAAGTAAGAGAAATAAAAACTGGAATTGAAATCAATGATTTTGTCCAAATTATCGATGGGATTTCCGTTCAAGATACAATTGCTGAAAATGGGCAATATTTAATTGATAGCGAAAGCTTTATAAAAACAGAATAA
- a CDS encoding efflux RND transporter periplasmic adaptor subunit — MQKIKKFSFILLLFTVFLACNTKKEEDQNAHQAEEQNNSASNEFVLSDQQIKLGNITTQTISETSSSLEQSYTGVLTINQEKIRTISARAMGRIEKLYFKTAGDYINKNEAVYQLYSEDIAIAKQDYFTAYKQLAMPGDFGKNARIMFNAAKQKLLFFGLTNKQIEYIKSSNEVSPYTTFYSAYSGYVSEILVTEGSYAMEGSAIIKLADLNSLWLEAQVNANYAKSINIGQNAKVTFADYPDKTINARISFINPEINPDTRLLLIRMEIPNQNSFLKPGMQGIAKLTQSNLKGLFIPADAVIREQNSSYIWIEKSHGVFEVLMVETGVETNGMIEIKSEMDKTQKVVVTGAYGINSEYKFRKGADPMEGMKM, encoded by the coding sequence ATGCAAAAGATAAAAAAATTCAGTTTTATATTATTACTGTTTACTGTATTTTTAGCCTGTAATACTAAAAAGGAGGAGGACCAAAACGCTCATCAAGCGGAAGAACAAAATAATTCTGCTTCTAATGAATTTGTCCTGAGTGACCAGCAAATTAAACTGGGTAATATTACCACCCAAACTATTTCGGAAACAAGTAGCAGTCTGGAACAAAGCTATACTGGCGTTCTTACGATTAATCAGGAAAAAATTAGAACCATTTCGGCGCGTGCAATGGGACGAATCGAAAAGTTATATTTCAAAACTGCCGGTGATTATATTAATAAAAATGAAGCAGTTTATCAATTATACAGCGAAGATATCGCAATTGCCAAACAAGACTATTTTACGGCATACAAACAGCTTGCAATGCCGGGTGATTTTGGGAAAAACGCTCGAATTATGTTCAATGCAGCCAAGCAAAAACTTTTGTTTTTTGGTTTAACCAATAAACAAATTGAATATATAAAAAGCAGTAATGAAGTCTCGCCTTATACCACTTTTTACAGTGCCTACAGCGGTTATGTTTCGGAAATACTAGTCACAGAAGGCAGTTACGCCATGGAAGGTTCCGCTATAATTAAATTGGCCGATTTAAACAGTCTTTGGCTTGAAGCGCAGGTAAACGCAAATTATGCAAAAAGTATAAATATTGGACAAAACGCAAAAGTTACATTTGCCGATTATCCCGATAAAACAATAAATGCTAGAATTTCATTTATTAATCCGGAAATAAATCCAGACACCAGACTGCTTTTAATACGAATGGAAATCCCGAATCAAAACTCATTCCTGAAACCCGGAATGCAGGGAATTGCAAAATTAACGCAATCGAATCTAAAAGGATTATTTATACCGGCCGATGCCGTTATTCGAGAACAAAACTCGTCGTATATTTGGATTGAAAAAAGTCATGGCGTTTTTGAAGTATTAATGGTAGAAACCGGCGTGGAAACCAATGGCATGATTGAAATAAAGTCGGAAATGGATAAAACCCAAAAAGTGGTTGTTACAGGTGCGTATGGCATAAACAGTGAATATAAATTCCGTAAAGGTGCCGACCCAATGGAAGGAATGAAAATGTGA
- a CDS encoding DUF305 domain-containing protein, whose translation MEHNNTESKNNPYAKFALIMAVSFILMYLIMFLNVAEFSHIYNSITRFYMTTLMIAVMTVSMLLFMWKMYPNTKINFAIIVFASFTFFGTLYLLRTQTFIGDIQYMKAMIPHHSSAIMTSSNVDFKDPEVKKLAEDIIAAQEKEIKQMNEMIVRLESKK comes from the coding sequence ATGGAACATAATAACACAGAATCAAAGAACAACCCTTATGCAAAATTTGCCCTAATAATGGCCGTTTCATTTATACTCATGTATCTGATAATGTTTTTAAATGTTGCTGAATTCAGTCATATTTATAATAGTATTACTCGTTTTTATATGACTACTTTAATGATTGCGGTAATGACAGTCAGTATGTTACTTTTTATGTGGAAAATGTACCCAAATACTAAAATTAATTTTGCGATAATAGTCTTTGCTTCTTTTACATTTTTTGGAACACTATATCTTTTAAGAACACAAACTTTTATTGGAGATATACAGTATATGAAAGCTATGATTCCTCATCATTCATCCGCCATTATGACAAGTAGTAATGTAGATTTTAAAGATCCAGAAGTCAAAAAATTAGCTGAAGATATAATCGCTGCCCAAGAAAAAGAAATTAAGCAAATGAATGAAATGATTGTTCGTTTAGAAAGCAAAAAATAA
- a CDS encoding helix-turn-helix domain-containing protein, whose product MAVTKEFIKMGLSIVKMQLGEVEIANNLNESQIQLLSKNLNLLGFEVLNDKVNKSVEKIKNLIFELVHNKRDQLKSNLSSYLSADLRQDYSTLSKLFSEKEGVTIEHYFIAQKIDLAKELLIYSEMTLSEIAIQLNYSNVAHLSNQFKKTTGFTATHFKQLKVKKKKQIGEL is encoded by the coding sequence ATGGCAGTGACGAAAGAGTTCATAAAAATGGGACTTTCTATCGTTAAGATGCAATTAGGTGAAGTTGAAATTGCAAATAATTTAAACGAAAGCCAAATCCAACTGTTGTCGAAAAACCTGAATTTGCTTGGTTTTGAAGTGTTAAATGATAAGGTAAATAAGTCGGTCGAAAAGATCAAAAATCTAATATTTGAGTTGGTACATAATAAAAGAGATCAACTTAAAAGTAATTTATCAAGCTATTTGTCAGCTGATTTAAGGCAAGATTACAGTACCTTAAGCAAGTTATTTTCAGAAAAAGAAGGGGTAACAATTGAACATTATTTTATCGCTCAAAAAATTGATTTAGCAAAAGAACTTTTAATCTATAGTGAAATGACGTTAAGTGAAATTGCGATTCAGCTTAATTATAGTAATGTCGCGCATTTAAGCAATCAATTCAAAAAAACTACTGGTTTTACTGCTACGCATTTCAAGCAATTGAAAGTTAAAAAGAAAAAGCAGATTGGTGAATTATAA
- a CDS encoding heavy-metal-associated domain-containing protein, producing MTHSYNITGMSCNGCRSTVEKTLNAIEGVEAVVTLDPAVATITMEKHIPTSKLQEALTKAGDYTIEMGNSTDIIHKTEESAKENSCCCGTKKTA from the coding sequence ATGACACACTCTTATAACATTACTGGAATGAGTTGCAATGGTTGTCGCAGTACAGTGGAGAAAACATTGAATGCTATTGAGGGGGTTGAGGCTGTTGTTACCTTAGACCCAGCAGTAGCGACTATCACAATGGAAAAACACATTCCTACTTCAAAGTTGCAAGAAGCTTTGACTAAAGCTGGAGACTACACTATAGAAATGGGAAATTCTACTGACATAATCCATAAAACGGAGGAAAGTGCAAAAGAAAATTCTTGTTGTTGCGGTACCAAAAAAACAGCATAA
- a CDS encoding heavy metal translocating P-type ATPase, giving the protein MKHTYTITGMSCDGCRTKVEKTLNAVEGIEAIVSLDPPMATIIMEKHIPTSQLQEALTAAGDYTIEMSKPAAAAEKTDEEPTAKSCCGTEPHQHNTDSHHHIHNEEAKIPLNAAGKYYCPMHCEGNKVYDKPGDCPVCGMDLVKAPELSASKVMYTCPMHPEIIQEGPGSCPICGMDLVPMKPTESEDNKTYLDLVRKMKIAVVFTLPIFIITMSDMIPNNPLMKLMDMSSWNWVQFGLSLPVVFYACWMFFVRAWKSVITWNLNMFTLIGIGSGVAFLFSVFGLFFPELFPNEFKTEGGTVHLYFEATTVILTLVLLGQLLEAKAHSRTSGAIKELLKLAPTEATLVVDGADKVISIHDIKKGDLLRVKPGDKIPVDGKITDGESTIDESMISGEPIPVDKTIDDSVIAGTINGNKSFVMIAEKIGSETVLSQIVQMVNDASRSRAPIQKLADKIAKYFVPIVVLTSVITFFVWAKFGPEPALVYGFINAIAVLIIACPCALGLATPMSVMVGVGKGAQSGVLIKNAEALENMNKVNVLITDKTGTITEGKPSVGQVYSVPNNEIDLLQNIASLNQYSEHPLAQAVVNFAKAATVSLIEVKDFEAVSGKGVLGTVTNKKVALGNKSLMEQVSATISADLESQIIAEQKLGKTVSYISIDGVALGFVSITDAIKESSVEAIKELMRQGVEVIMMTGDNENTAKAVAAELHLSSYIAGCLPEDKLKEIKRLQAEGKVVAMAGDGINDAPALAQSDIGIAMGTGTDVAIESAKITLVKGDLKGIVKAKNLSHAVMRNIKQNLFFAFFYNVLGIPIAAGVLYPFFGVLLSPMIAALAMSFSSVSVIANALRLRSLKL; this is encoded by the coding sequence ATGAAACATACCTATACTATTACCGGAATGTCGTGCGATGGTTGCCGTACCAAAGTAGAAAAAACACTGAATGCCGTTGAGGGAATTGAAGCTATAGTTTCATTGGATCCACCGATGGCAACCATAATAATGGAAAAACACATTCCTACTTCACAGTTGCAGGAAGCTTTAACTGCTGCAGGCGATTATACCATTGAAATGAGCAAGCCGGCAGCCGCTGCTGAAAAAACCGATGAAGAACCAACTGCAAAATCGTGTTGCGGTACTGAACCACATCAACACAACACAGACAGTCATCATCATATTCATAACGAAGAAGCCAAAATTCCCTTGAATGCGGCAGGAAAATATTATTGTCCCATGCATTGCGAAGGCAATAAAGTTTATGACAAACCAGGAGATTGTCCTGTTTGCGGAATGGATTTGGTAAAAGCCCCCGAATTAAGTGCATCGAAAGTAATGTACACCTGCCCGATGCATCCCGAAATAATTCAGGAAGGGCCGGGATCCTGTCCCATTTGCGGAATGGATTTGGTGCCAATGAAGCCTACCGAAAGTGAAGATAACAAGACCTATCTCGATTTGGTTCGCAAAATGAAAATCGCAGTCGTTTTTACACTGCCTATTTTTATCATCACAATGTCAGATATGATACCCAATAATCCTTTGATGAAATTAATGGATATGTCAAGTTGGAACTGGGTACAATTTGGATTATCACTTCCCGTGGTTTTTTATGCGTGTTGGATGTTTTTTGTGCGTGCCTGGAAGTCTGTAATTACATGGAATTTAAATATGTTTACCCTTATCGGAATTGGTTCTGGGGTCGCTTTTCTATTTAGTGTATTTGGACTGTTTTTTCCGGAACTTTTTCCAAATGAATTCAAAACAGAAGGCGGAACAGTGCATCTGTATTTTGAAGCAACAACGGTAATCCTAACTTTAGTTTTGCTGGGTCAGCTTTTAGAAGCCAAAGCACATAGCCGTACCAGCGGAGCGATAAAAGAATTGTTGAAATTGGCTCCAACTGAAGCGACTTTGGTTGTGGATGGAGCGGATAAAGTAATTTCGATCCACGACATTAAAAAAGGAGATTTATTGCGTGTAAAACCGGGAGATAAAATTCCAGTGGATGGAAAAATAACTGATGGTGAAAGTACAATAGACGAATCGATGATTTCGGGAGAACCTATTCCCGTTGACAAAACGATAGATGATTCCGTTATTGCCGGGACCATAAACGGTAACAAATCCTTTGTGATGATTGCCGAAAAAATAGGTTCAGAAACGGTGCTTTCGCAAATTGTACAAATGGTAAATGATGCGAGTCGTTCCAGAGCCCCAATCCAAAAACTAGCCGATAAAATTGCCAAATATTTTGTGCCAATAGTTGTTCTTACTTCTGTAATCACTTTTTTTGTTTGGGCAAAATTTGGACCGGAACCTGCATTGGTTTACGGATTTATTAATGCGATTGCGGTTTTAATTATTGCCTGTCCGTGTGCTTTGGGATTAGCCACGCCAATGTCCGTGATGGTCGGAGTGGGGAAAGGAGCGCAATCTGGGGTGTTGATAAAAAATGCCGAAGCCTTAGAAAATATGAATAAAGTGAATGTTTTAATTACTGATAAAACAGGAACAATTACCGAAGGAAAACCTTCCGTTGGACAAGTATATTCTGTACCAAATAATGAAATTGATTTATTACAAAATATAGCTTCGCTAAATCAATACAGCGAGCATCCATTGGCGCAAGCCGTAGTCAATTTTGCGAAAGCTGCAACCGTTTCATTAATCGAAGTGAAAGATTTCGAAGCCGTTTCGGGTAAAGGAGTTTTAGGGACAGTGACCAATAAAAAAGTGGCATTGGGAAACAAAAGCCTGATGGAACAAGTGAGTGCAACAATTTCTGCTGATTTAGAGAGTCAAATTATAGCCGAACAAAAACTGGGAAAAACGGTTTCCTATATTTCCATTGATGGGGTTGCCTTAGGGTTTGTTTCCATTACCGATGCTATTAAGGAATCCAGTGTCGAAGCTATAAAAGAGCTGATGCGTCAGGGTGTTGAAGTGATTATGATGACTGGAGATAATGAAAATACTGCTAAAGCTGTGGCTGCCGAATTGCATTTAAGTTCGTACATAGCGGGATGTTTACCCGAAGATAAACTCAAAGAAATTAAGCGTTTGCAAGCAGAAGGAAAAGTAGTGGCTATGGCTGGCGACGGAATTAATGATGCTCCGGCATTGGCACAATCGGATATAGGAATTGCGATGGGAACAGGAACGGATGTTGCCATAGAAAGCGCCAAAATTACCTTAGTAAAAGGGGATTTAAAAGGGATTGTAAAAGCCAAAAATTTAAGTCATGCCGTAATGAGAAACATCAAGCAAAACTTGTTTTTTGCTTTCTTTTACAATGTGTTAGGAATACCAATTGCCGCGGGCGTTTTGTATCCGTTTTTTGGAGTTTTGCTTTCGCCAATGATTGCAGCTTTGGCGATGAGTTTTAGCTCAGTTTCTGTAATTGCAAATGCGTTGCGATTAAGAAGTTTAAAGCTTTAA
- a CDS encoding universal stress protein → MKIILATDGSLFSIAMVKEFAKRPLPSNTKVKIISVYEGASLMNVAPMGVLTEYYGNEDVNSSKFAENSVDEAAKIIRNKNPELSIVTATIEGVPKTVIVDEAEKFGADLIVLGSHGYSVIDRLLLGSVSQSVALHAKCSVEIVRKKK, encoded by the coding sequence ATGAAAATAATTTTAGCAACTGATGGTTCACTTTTTAGTATCGCAATGGTAAAAGAGTTTGCAAAGAGACCTTTGCCGTCCAATACAAAAGTTAAAATCATCTCAGTTTATGAAGGAGCTTCTCTTATGAATGTTGCTCCTATGGGTGTCTTAACGGAATATTATGGCAATGAAGATGTAAACTCATCAAAGTTTGCAGAAAACTCTGTAGATGAGGCAGCGAAAATCATTAGAAATAAAAACCCGGAACTTTCAATTGTCACGGCAACAATAGAAGGAGTTCCTAAAACTGTTATTGTCGATGAAGCCGAAAAGTTTGGTGCAGATTTAATTGTTCTTGGTTCGCATGGCTATAGTGTTATTGATCGTCTTTTATTAGGGTCGGTCTCACAGTCTGTTGCATTGCATGCCAAATGCTCTGTTGAAATTGTACGGAAGAAAAAATAA
- a CDS encoding pesticidal protein Cry7Aa: MIAVKKLGILLEKTEFEFENEGVLNPAVIKEGNNVHIFYRALKKGNYSSIGYCRLDGPLKIIERNQKPIIYSQYDYESHGVEDPRITKIENTYYLTYTAFDGNNALSALATSTNLKDFQKLGLITPQMNFEKFKCLLEYCETKTEEKYTRFYEFLKIEMSGNSFNLWDKDVVFFPRKINKKFVFLQRIRPGIQMVSFNSIEDLTQIFWDNYFKNFSEYIVLEPKFNHEASYIGAGCPPIETKDGWILIYHGVESTADGRVYHACAALLDLEDPSKEISRLKYPLFSPELSYEKKGVVNNVVFPTGTALFDDQLYIYYGAGDEQIAVASVNFNTLLDELKKTN; the protein is encoded by the coding sequence ATGATAGCGGTTAAAAAATTGGGGATTTTATTAGAAAAAACAGAATTTGAATTTGAAAATGAAGGTGTATTAAATCCTGCCGTAATAAAGGAGGGAAATAATGTTCACATCTTTTATCGTGCATTAAAAAAAGGAAATTATTCAAGCATTGGATATTGCAGATTGGATGGACCACTTAAAATAATTGAACGAAATCAAAAACCTATAATATACTCGCAATATGATTATGAAAGTCATGGAGTTGAAGACCCTAGAATAACAAAAATAGAGAATACGTATTATTTGACCTATACCGCTTTTGATGGAAATAATGCTTTAAGTGCACTTGCAACATCAACAAATTTAAAAGATTTTCAAAAATTAGGTTTAATCACCCCTCAAATGAATTTTGAAAAGTTTAAATGCCTATTGGAATATTGTGAAACAAAAACAGAAGAAAAATATACCCGTTTTTATGAATTCTTAAAAATAGAAATGTCTGGAAACTCTTTTAATTTATGGGATAAAGATGTTGTTTTCTTTCCAAGAAAAATAAATAAAAAATTTGTGTTTCTTCAAAGAATACGCCCTGGCATACAGATGGTCTCGTTTAACTCAATAGAGGATTTAACACAAATTTTTTGGGACAACTATTTCAAAAATTTTTCAGAATATATTGTGCTTGAACCTAAATTTAATCATGAAGCTTCGTATATCGGTGCTGGTTGTCCACCAATTGAAACTAAAGATGGCTGGATATTAATTTATCATGGAGTTGAGAGTACAGCCGATGGGCGTGTTTATCATGCCTGCGCTGCCTTACTTGATTTGGAAGATCCTTCAAAAGAAATTTCAAGGTTAAAGTATCCTTTATTCTCACCAGAATTAAGTTATGAAAAGAAAGGTGTTGTGAATAATGTAGTATTTCCTACAGGTACAGCTTTATTTGATGATCAATTATACATTTATTACGGTGCTGGTGACGAGCAAATTGCTGTAGCATCGGTAAATTTCAATACACTTTTAGACGAATTAAAAAAAACAAATTAG